Genomic DNA from Mycolicibacterium helvum:
CTCCAACTTCTCGACCGCAAGCCTCAAATTGTCGGCGAGCCGCTGATCGTCGGGCTCAATCTCAAGTGCTGTCGCGGCATAGTCGCGGGACCGCTCGTAGAGCCCCAACCAATAGCAGGCAATGGCACCCAGATCATGTGGACTGGCGCCCCAACACACCTCGTCCCTTAGGTACCCGCTCACATCGTCAGTTATTGCCAGCGTCTTCTCTACCATTGACATAACCAGTGACCAGTCTTTCCTGAGATAGGCAAGGATGGCCATCGCATAAAACGGCTCTCGAGACTGTGGGCATTCGGCAACGGCCCGATAGAGCCAGACTTCTGCCTGCATCCCTTCACCCTTGGCTTGGTAGCTTCTGGAGATGAAACGCATTGCTGCACAACGTTCCACATCCCACGTCGCCGCCGGCAGCCTTAGATAATCGTTGAGCGTTGATATGCACTCATCGTTCATGCCGTAGTACATATATTCACGCCCGAGCCAGAATATTGTCCTGCCGTCCTCGGGGTTTTCCTCCGCGGAAAGTTCCAAGAGCGGTAGGTACTGGCTCCGCGCCTTTGTTGCGTCCGGATAGTGATGGAGCACCATTCCGTCAACCCACGGGACAGAATGGGGATCGGGACCGTCGTATTGCAGGATTTCGTGCACCGGATGCACCCAACGAAAATGTTTGCGCCGGTGTATCTTCTCCATCGGGAATTGTTGCTCGGCAGATCCATCGGCACGATGGTTCCACACAAAGAGATACCGGGCGTAAGTGGTTTCTGGTTCCCAGGCCGCTTCCAGAGCTTTGCGCCACCCAGGCTCGAAAACCTCATCCAAATCATTGGACACGCAGATGTCGACATCCTCTGGAATATGACTCATAGCAATGTTACGGGCGGTATCAAATCGCCAAGGCGTTACGATTTCCTGGTAAACCCTCGCACCACGGCTACGAAGTTTCTCGACCGTCGAATCAGTAGAACCAGTGTCTAGGACTACGACGATGTCGGCTTCGTCGACGGCGTCCATCCAGCGGTCGACAAATTTCTCTTCATTCTTGCAAATTGCATAGACGCAAACCTTGTAACGGCTCAAGCGCGGATCCTTTGCACTCTCTCAGTCAAGCCCGGTTTGTATGGAACGGCTGCGCCCCGAGGATCTCCGAGAAGGCTCAGGGATCCTGCTTGACGGCGATAATTTCAGCGAGGGTGGCCGTGGTGCGGTTGTAGTCGTTGATCCGCTTCATGTCATACATCGCGGGGCCGGTGGCGGGGGTGGTTGTGAGGGTGTAACGACCGGTGTCTGGGTAGCTGCGGACAATGCTCTGGAGTGCAGATTGGTTATCGAGTTTGGTGGCGTCGTCCAGGTTGAGGCCGACCTGGTACAGGGCGGGTTCGGTATCGAGGATGGCGGTCAGTCGGCCGACGAGAGGTTCGGGGGCGAAGAACTGCCAGCCTTGATCAAGGTGCAGCCAGAATCGGCCTTCAATGGCGTTGTGGATTTGTGTGGGTTCGATGCTGCGGTCTGGGCTGATTTCCAGGAACGGATAGTGCTCGGCGAGCCACCTGCGGTCGGCCGTGTCGAGGCCGGTGTCGATTAGCAGGAAGCGGCCGATCCGGTCGATGTCGCTGCAGCAGTTGAGGAATGAGTTGAGGGTGAGTTCAACTTGGGAGCGATCGCGACCGGCGATGAAGGTCACTGTGACCTCAGAGTCGGGGGACCCTTGGGTCAGGCTGTGCGCCAAAGTCTTTGGGTAAGTCCTGCTGATTTCGAGCATTGTGGGCACGGCGAAGTTACGGTTGAGGACGACTCGGCTCCTGGTGACGTCGTTGAGGTCGTCGCTGGCCAGCAACCGTTGGCAAGCCCTGAATGACTCCTCATGCTTACCCAGCCAAGATGCGCAGATTGCGAGCTCATCGATGGCCGTGACGGAATAGACGCGGCCGCGAACGAACAGGATGTCGGTAGGCAGCGGGATCTGAGCGGCCTCTTTGGCGAAGAAATAGCCCAACTGCCATTCCCGGTTGGAGCGGTAGTGAGTGGCGATAGCGCACAGCGGTTCGGCGCGGACGGGCCGGTAAGCCCATGCTTTGAGGTACGCGTCTTGGACGAGAGGCCAGGGTTCACCGAGTGCGGCCGTGCATTCGGCGACACGGAGGAGGGAGCAAAAGACTTCTTCGGGCCAGCCGCCCATCTCGGCTCGCCGCGCATACCATTGGCGGGCTGAACGGAGATCGCCGTAGTCACGGTAGCTTTGGGCTAGATAGAACACCGACCGATCGTCGTCGGGATTGCGGTGCACCTCGGCCAGCAGTAATTCGGCGTCCCTCAGGTATTTATCGGGGTCCTGGCTGCGCGCACCGACCGTGCGTGCTTGGATCCAGAAGTCCCCTGGCAGTAGCTCCTCGGTGCAGGGCGTGTCGCACGTGACGTATTCGTGTACCACCCCCACCCAGCGCCACGGTAGCCCGTCGCGGAATAGGTGTCTCCGCTGATAGACCAGGTCGCCGTACTTGATGGGGACCTTATAGCTGTCGGCCGTCATGTTGCTCAGGTCTGGCGTGCCAAAGAGAACGTCGTCGGCATCCATGGTCAATATGTAGTCGGCGTGGCCTTGGGCGAGTTGAACTGCTTCAGTACGGTTGGCGCCGAAGTTGCGCCACGGCCGCTCGTGTAGGAGCCCAGGGATACCTCGATCGGCAAAGTATTCGCGGATGAGGTCCTGGGTACCGTCATCGGACCCGGTATCGACAATCACCCAGGTCGTGATGAATGGCGCGATCGAATCGAACAATTCACGGATGACATGTGATTCGTTACGCACGATCATGTTCAAACAGATCGTCGGAGTCTTAGTCATCTTTCCCCGCCTAGGCAACCAGACCACACTCAATAGCAAACTCATGCTACAAGGCCATCAGATCCAAGACCCCCGTCATCCCACAATTTCACTGCGCGACAGCAGATGTGGACCCACGGCATCGTCCCTCCCGATCGACTTAATGAGCATCTGTACAAATGCGAGTCGCGGTTGCGCGACCACGATCGACACGGCCGGCTCAGTCTTATCTGAGGACAGCGCAGCGATGCGGCCATCAGCCGGAACTTTGCGATCGTTCAGAGTCGTTGGAGTGCAGGCTGGACGGATACGAGATGAGATCTTGCCGCTGCATCAGGCTCCCCGAGCAGCGCGGCCAGGACAAGTACGCGTACGGGATGCTTGGGCATGTCGAAATGACGAGCCATCAACGGACTGGCCCTGCTTTTTGCGGTTGAGTTCAACAACTTGCGGCCTTGCGGTACTGGAACCGCACGCGGGCCACGCCGCGTAGCCTATGCGGAAAGTGCAGTTGGACTTTGCAGGTAACTAGGCCACGAGTGGAGCAGAGATAACAACGGATAGCGATCTGGCTTCCAATGACGTCATGGCGCCGGAACCGATATCGCTTCAGCCGCGTCACCTTCTGATGTTGTTTGTGATCGCGCTGGCCGGGCTCTACCTACTGGTATTCCTGACCGGCGACAGGCAGCCCACGCCCAAGCTTGGTATTGACCTCGTCGGCGGGACTCGAGTCACCCTGACGACGCGCACCCTCGATGGCAGTTCGCCCACCCATATTGCTCTCAGGCAGGCCCAGCAGATCATCGGTTCACGTGTAAATGGCCTTGGCGTTGCGGGCTCAGAAGTGGTGATCGACGGTGACAACCTAGTGATCACGGTCCCAGGCGATGACGGCAGTGCGGTCCGGAACCTGGGCCAGACTGCCCGCCTTTACATTCGGCCGGTGATCGGGCAGCCCACCCCCGCAGAGATCGCGTCGAAGCCATCTCCCAGCAGTCTGCCGGCGGCAGCCTCCCAAAAAGACAACCTAACCGCACGAATCGAATTCGAGAAAGAACTGCGTCAGAGCACTGATCCGAACATTCAGCAGTCGGCGGTGCAGTACATGGTCAGTCGATGCGGCCAAGAGGACGTGCTCGCGGGTCGTGACGATCCGAATTTGCCCCTGGTGGCATGTTCGGTCGACCACACAACGGTCTACGTTTTGGACAAGTCCATGATCAGTGGCGACCAGATCACCGATGCGAGTGCCTCACTCAACCAGGATATCTGGGCGTATGCCATCAATCTGGCATTCAACCCCGAGGCGACTGATACGTGGGCCACCTTCACCACAAACAACGTGGGCAAGTTGGCAGCGTTCACACTCGACTCGCAGGTTGTCAGCGCTCCACAGATCCGCGTGCCGATCACTAATGGTCGTACCCAGATCGATAGTGGCAAACCAGGTTTCACGGCCGACTCGGCCAAACAATTCGCCGACATCCTCAAGTACGGCTCGCTACCACTGTCCTTTCAGACTTCAGAGGCTGAAACCGTTTCAGCCACATTGGGGTTGACTTCCCTGCGCGCCGGGTTGATCGCAGGCGCGATCGGGCTGGCGCTCGTGCTCGTTTACTCGCTCTTGTATTACCGGTGGCTCGGCTTACTGATGGTGTTGTCGCTCGTTGCCTCCGGCGCCATGGTGTTCGGAATCTTGGTGCTGTTGGGCAGATACATCAACTACAGCCTCGACTTGGCCGGTATCGCCGGTTTGATCATCGGTATCGGCACGACAGCCGATTCATTCGTGGTTCTCTTTGAACGAATCAAAGACCAGACACGCAGGGGCGGCACCACTTTCTGGGAGGCCGTGCCGCGTGGCTGGATTCGAGCCCGCAAAACGATATTGTCAGGCAACGCGGTTACGTTCCTTGCCGCCGTGGTGCTCTACATCCTGGCGGTAGGTCAGGTGAAAGGCTTCGCTTTCACGCTCGGCCTGACAACGGTTCTTGACGTCGTCGTGGTGTCGATGGTTACGGCACCGCTGATGCTGATCGCTTCGAAGTCTGAACCGTTCCGGGTTTGATGCCGGCTTTGCGTTTGGGGATCACCGACTGGAATGTCTGGCGGCAAGCGCAGTGGGTGCAATCACATTCTTGAGGCGGGTCGTAGTGGACGCCGCCGCAACCGGCCAGATCCGCACACCGACATCAGACCGTAGCTCCGTTGTTGTTCTGAACCTCAGATGCCGAGATACATTCCTGCCGAACCGTTTCGGGGCCTAGGACGATGTGAACGGGCATTGGGTCGCATCCAGTGGCGCACGAATCCGTGCGAGCCAGCGGTATCGGCGTGAGGTCTTGCCGGCGGCATTGACCGCCTAAACCTCAGAGAGCGTGCCAGTGCTAGCGGCTACGCGGATAGGCAAACCACGCCAGCTGGATCACGGCCTTCCCTGCGCGACAGGCGATCACAGTTGGTTACCTCCAGCAGGTGCTGGAGGTAACCAACTGAGTGATCACGGTATCGCGCCGGTCGCGCCGGTCGCGCCGGTCGCGCCGGTCGCGCCGGTCGCGCCGGTCGCGCCGGTAGCACCGGTTCCGCCCGTCGCCCCGGTTCCGCCCGTCGCCCCGGTCTCGCCGGTCGCCCCGGTTCCGCCCGTCGCCCCGGTTCCGCCCGTCGCACCCGTACCGCCCGTCGCACCCGTATCGCCCGTCGCCCCGGTCTCGCCGGTAGCACCGGTTCCGCCGGTAGCACCGGTTCCGCCCGTCGCACCCGTACCGCCCGTCGCACCCGTACCGCCCGTGGCACCGGTCTCGCCGGTAGCCCCGGTTCCGCCCGTGGCACCGGTTCCGCCCGTCGCACCCGTACCGCCCGTCGCACCCGTACCGCCCGTGGCACCGGTCTCGCCGGTAGCCCCGGTTCCGCCCGTGGCACCGGTTCCGCCCGTCGCACCCGTACCGCCCGTCGCCCCGGTCTCGCCGGTAGCACCGGTTCCGCCCGTCGCACCCGTACCGCCCGTCGCCCCGGTTCCGCCCGTGGCACCGGTTCCGCCCGTGGCACCGGTTCCGCCCGTCGCACCCGTACCGCCCGTCGCACCCGTACCGCCCGTGGCACCGGTCTCGCCGGTAGCACCGGTTCCGCCCGTCGCCCCGGTCTCGCCGGTAGCCCCGGTTCCGCCCGTCGCACCCGTACCGCCCGTCGCCCCGGTTCCGCCGGTAGCACCGGTTCCGCCCGTCGCACCCGTACCGCCCGTCGCACCCGTACCGCCCGTCGCCCCGGTCTCGCCGGTAGCCCCGGTTCCGCCTGTCGCACCCGTACCGCCCGTCGCCCCGGTTCCGCCGGTAGCACCGGTTCCGCCCGTCGCACCCGTACCGCCCGTCGCACCCGTACCGCCCGTCGCCCCGGTCTCGCCGGTAGCCCCGGTTCCGCCCGTCGCACCCGTACCGCCCGTCGCCCCGGTTCCGCCCGTGGCACCCGTACCGCCCGTCGCCCCGGTTCCGCCCGTCGCACCCGTACCGCCCGTCGCCCCGGTCTCGCCGGTAGCACCGGTTCCGCCCGTCGCCCCGGTTCCGCCCGTCGCCCCGGTTCCGCCCGTGGCACCCGTACCGCCCGTGGCACCGGTTCCGCCCGTGGCACCCGTTCCGCCCGTCGCACCGGTCTCGCCGGTAGCACCGGTTCCGCCCGTCGCACCAGTCTCACCAGTAGCACCCGTCGAGCCGGTCGCACCCGTCGAGCCGGTCGCACCCGTCGAGCCGGTCGCACCCGTCGAGCCGGTCGCACCCGTGGAACCCGTGGCACCCGTGGAACCCGTGGCACCCGTCGCACCCGTCGAGCCGGTCGCACCCGTGGCACCCGTCGAGCCGGTCGCACCCGTCGAGCCGGTCGCACCCGTGGAACCCGTGGCACCCGTCGCGCCCGTGGCACCCGTCGCGCCCGTAGCACCCGTCGGGCCGGCAGGTGCGGGGGCACCGGTATTACCAGTCGCGCCCGTGAATCCGCCTGGGCCTGTAGTGCCTCGGCCACCGTCGGCGCCAGCGCCACCGGGCCGTCCGAACACTCCACCGCGACCGCTAGCACCCCCCTGACCGCCCGATCCGCCTGCACCGGGGAGGCCGGGCGCGCCGCCGTCAGCCCCAACCGGTCCGCCATCACCACCGGCACCGCCGTTGCCGGCCGCACCGCCAGTTCCACCGCTGCCGCCATTGCCGCCGCGGCCGCCGCTGCCAAAGAAGTTCAATACTCCGACGTTGCCGCCAGCCCCGCCATTGCCGCCCGGGTTGCCTGGGTTGCCGTTGCCGCCGACACCGCCGCCACCACCGCCACCACCGTCGTAGCCATTTGCGCCGTTGGCACCTGTCGAGCCAGCCGTGCCGGCTGCGCCTGAACCACCGTTCCCGCCCTTGCCACCGTTGCCTAGGAGCAGGCCGCCATCACCGCCCCTGCCGCCATCGCCGCCACCGGCACCGCCGGCACCACCGGTCCCACCGTTGCCGATCCAGCGTGTCCCACCGCCAGCACCGCCATCGGCTCCACCACTTCCACCGGCACCGCCAGCACCACCGTTACCGATCGTGCCTGCCGCACCGCCGGCGCCACCAGCGCCACCGGTGCCGCCGCTACCACCAGCGCCCCCCGCACCACCATTGCTTATGACAGCCAGGAGACCGGCGGAACCACCACGTCCGCCGGCGCCACCAGCGCCGTCGCCCGCTCCGGCACCGCCGGCACCACCCTTGCCGCCGGTACCCCACAGCGACAGGAACCCCGTGTTTCCGCCGGCGCCACCAGCGCCGCCAGCGTCGCCGAGCGTGGTCGCCGCACCGCCGGCACCGCCCGCGCCACCACTGCCGAGGAACAACCCCCCACGACCGCCAGCACCACCGGTGCCGCCGGCGGTTAGGGCCGACCCGCCCGCACCGCCGTGACCAAACCAGCCCGCCGATCCACCGTTGCCCCCGTTATAGCCATTTCCGCCGTTCCCGATCAACCCGCCCCAGCCACCGTTGCAGGAGCCGGTCGTGCAGGTAGTGGAAGTCCAGGAGTAGCCATTGCCAAGCAAAATGCCTGCATTGGGGTTGTCGGCAGTCCCATTCCCAATGAAGATCCGGATGAAGGCCGAAATCGGGTCGGAAGCGGTCGCCGAAGCCGAAGCCGAGCGAGAGGCCACGGCCGCCGTTGAGGCCACCGCCGACGTCAAGGGATCGACCGGATCACTGCTGGTCGTACTCGGCGCCGCCACAGGCTTCGCCGTAGCTCCCTTGCCCCCCAATTCCCGCCGGGACACCGCCAACGCCGCCCACATCAACGGCTCGGCCCCCGGCAGGTCTTTACCGCCGAGCCCCAACCACGACAACAACCCGTTGTTCGCCGCCAACGATTTCGGCACCTCAGCCGCGGCCGGCGGCGAGGACACCATCACCGGCGCAGAGTCGCTCTCAGAGCCCGATCCCGAACCTGCGCCAGCAGATACCGAATCCAATGAGTTCGGCGTCGATGTGCCTGCATTCTCAAGAACGGACCCCGTGCCCTTATCGCCGCTGGTGCCCCGCCCACTCTGCCCGCGCGGTGCGGTGGAAGCCGAGGAGCTGTTCGAGCTCGAGCCCGCGGATGTGCGTCCCGATGAGGTACTTCCGGAACCGGGATTCGAACCCGCCGAGCCGCCCGGCTTATCCGCCCGCCGCGGCCCTCGTGCGTCTCCATGTCCCGAGCTGCCCGAACCCGCTGAGCCAGCCCCAGAGCCCGACGATCCACCCGAACCCGACGGATCGGCAAGAACTACGGGAACACCCACTATTGCGGCACCCACACCCAGCGCCACGGCCAACGCCCCCACGCGACCCACAAAGGTAGCTGCGCTGCTGACCGGTGCCATCCGGCGCGCCCGCCGGGAAAGCCTGGGCTCAGGCCCGCAGTCGACTGGGCGGGCTTGCGCCGCATCCAACTTCACAGGCGTTGGTCGCAACGATTTCGAGTCAGACACTATGCACTCCTTAGCGTCAACATTGCGAGCCCCCGCCCACACCGGATGAAGTACAACACGGCCGAAACTTGAACGCCAGCGTTTTCGCAATTACAAAGTGTTGCTGCCTCCGCACGACTGGTCGATGTAGCTTGCCCCCTCTAAGTCGACCGTCGGAATGCTTTGGTGGCCTTAACTGACTCAGCGGTCGATGTCCCGCAGTGGTCGGGTAGCGGTATCGCTTCATCGGATCGCTCGAGGCCGAACTCGTTTACCAGCAAAGCGCAACGTGACGCTAGCTAATTCAAGATCATAATTCGGGGTTGGAATTCAAGATCATCTAAGCCCATCGAGACAGTGCCGTTTGCGCACGAACGCCCGCCACGGACGCGTTCCTCGATGTCTCGACTCGAAAGCAACTTAGGAATGCCGAGACGATCAAACTCGACGCGCGGATTTGGCTAACAAGGCAGTATTCGGCCAGAAGCTCACGACAAAAGACCCAGGCAGGCTAAGCGCGATCGAAACCGATTTTCGAGTGACACCTGTTTGAGGAGACCGAAGCAAGCGGCTAATCATCCAATCGCGCGCTGCTTTGGGCATGTCCCGCAATTGATACGACGCAATCGACCGCGGTGTTAATTCATGACCCGACCCGGCTAGTGCGCATGGGGAACCTGTTCGCAAGGTGACCGATCTGAATAAATTGGACTCGTCCACAATAACAATCAAGATCAATAACCCGTGGTCGATACGTCCAGGATTTGCAATTTTACGGTCGCCCTTAAATCGACGATGCCGCGAAATCTCACCGAGAAGTCTCGGTATCACTGGGCATGGTCCCGATGGGTGACTTCACCCAGCAGCCGCACGTCCCCCGGCGCGATTTCATACGCTCGAACACTCACGATTACGGGTACCTACCCGCGGCCCACAGCGACTGCCACATCCAGCACGACCCGACGGACACACCGCCACGCCATAGGCCACTAGCTGGCACTAAGCCGATGCAGCAGGCGGAGCTGGGGCGGGCTGACCTGCTTCTAGCGCTACGCTCACCCAGTCTTCACATGGGGGTACTGCACTATTTCTGGTCGCCCCATATTCGTGACTATTGCACAGACAAGTCGCCCTGCTCAGATCGCACATTGAGATGAGTCAATTGACATTTACCCGCACATGAAGTTCAGCGGCGCAACGAACCGTCGGCGCCGTCTTGGCTGCGATATACGGCGATGTCGGGGAAACCGTAGAAGAGACGAGGCGGGTAATCTAGTCATTGCACTGATCAAGGTCGATGCGGGATATCCTACCTTCTGCTAACCGATGATCCCGGTGGCAAGTTTGACGTTTCTAGGGCAATCCACACAATGGGTCTTTACGCTCTTATTTGCACTGAGCTAAGAGCTGACACCATGCCGTCATTAAGCTCGCTCAACACTCCTCGTCATTGACACGACCAAAGCAATTCTGCTGGACTTTATCTACCAATTTCCAAAAGGTCAATGCAGAGCTCTGGGTAGAGGATTCCAGTTGGAACCGTGCTTGATTCGCCCACCAAGTAATGCTGGGAGCTGTCGCTCCTGCATTATGCGACCAGCTTGCGAGCCAGCCTTAGATTCCCGCCACGGGGTTACCCACCTACGGCCGGACGCAGCGCTGATTACAGCGTCTACTTGAGGGCCAACCGTGCGGACATGTGGCGCCGATAAAACTGTTTGCGCTAGGGATCCCGACGCCGGGCAGTTGGCGTGCTGCACCGATTTATCGATCTTGAAAACTTGCTGGGATTCCGCGCTATGGTCCTGGATATCAGGCGAACGCCACCCACTCCGGATTTTGATCATGATGTTTGCTGAGCGCAAGGCCAGACCACCGCCGATCGGTAACGGTCAGGCGATTTGGTGCACTGCATCGCACAATTGGCGAGCGCTGGGTCGACGAGGTCAAAAACCGCGGTTGATCAGCGTGTTCAACCGTTTCTTGCATGACAATCCGCGCTTCACCGAGATCCTCAACAACGTCGATCTAGAAGCAGCATGCTGGTCATATGCGAAGCAGGACAACGGAGTTGGGCGTGACCAGCAAAGCCATCCCGATCGCCGCGAGAACCGTCGTGTCGCGCTCGAGGCGATTCTTCGGTGCGCATGACGCCGCAGGCCGGACTCGACGAAGTCGGTTGCTTCCCACGTTGACCGTTCGGGCTCCGCGTCAAGACCGCAAGTAAGTGGCCCCACCTGAAGTCCGTCGACCACACGCGCCGCGCAGCCCCCCCCCAGAGCCCCACCGCGACTGCTCGGCAACTCCCCCGACGGGAATAGTTACAGCCCAGGACCATCCAGGCTTTCGGAAATCCCAGGTGTTCCGGGATGCTTCAATCTAGGCAGCTGGTTT
This window encodes:
- a CDS encoding tetratricopeptide repeat-containing glycosyltransferase, whose protein sequence is MSRYKVCVYAICKNEEKFVDRWMDAVDEADIVVVLDTGSTDSTVEKLRSRGARVYQEIVTPWRFDTARNIAMSHIPEDVDICVSNDLDEVFEPGWRKALEAAWEPETTYARYLFVWNHRADGSAEQQFPMEKIHRRKHFRWVHPVHEILQYDGPDPHSVPWVDGMVLHHYPDATKARSQYLPLLELSAEENPEDGRTIFWLGREYMYYGMNDECISTLNDYLRLPAATWDVERCAAMRFISRSYQAKGEGMQAEVWLYRAVAECPQSREPFYAMAILAYLRKDWSLVMSMVEKTLAITDDVSGYLRDEVCWGASPHDLGAIACYWLGLYERSRDYAATALEIEPDDQRLADNLRLAVEKLETE
- a CDS encoding tetratricopeptide repeat-containing glycosyltransferase — protein: MTKTPTICLNMIVRNESHVIRELFDSIAPFITTWVIVDTGSDDGTQDLIREYFADRGIPGLLHERPWRNFGANRTEAVQLAQGHADYILTMDADDVLFGTPDLSNMTADSYKVPIKYGDLVYQRRHLFRDGLPWRWVGVVHEYVTCDTPCTEELLPGDFWIQARTVGARSQDPDKYLRDAELLLAEVHRNPDDDRSVFYLAQSYRDYGDLRSARQWYARRAEMGGWPEEVFCSLLRVAECTAALGEPWPLVQDAYLKAWAYRPVRAEPLCAIATHYRSNREWQLGYFFAKEAAQIPLPTDILFVRGRVYSVTAIDELAICASWLGKHEESFRACQRLLASDDLNDVTRSRVVLNRNFAVPTMLEISRTYPKTLAHSLTQGSPDSEVTVTFIAGRDRSQVELTLNSFLNCCSDIDRIGRFLLIDTGLDTADRRWLAEHYPFLEISPDRSIEPTQIHNAIEGRFWLHLDQGWQFFAPEPLVGRLTAILDTEPALYQVGLNLDDATKLDNQSALQSIVRSYPDTGRYTLTTTPATGPAMYDMKRINDYNRTTATLAEIIAVKQDP